A segment of the Chryseobacterium scophthalmum genome:
TAGAAAAGAAATTTTCAAATCGCATTCCTTCAGATTTACAGAACCTCTTCTAAATGCAGATGAAATTGTAGAAAGAATGATTTTCGAAAATGCAAGATTTATCGGCAGTTGTGATGCTGTTTATACTCATTTTATACATCCGGATTCCTCGGCTAAACTACCCTCTGTAAAAAAAATAGATATTGTAAGGACTGATGTTTTACTGAGAAATCTTTTTAAAGAGAAAAAAATGTATGAAGATAGAAAATCTATTTTTGAACTTACTGCGTACAGAAACTTTGTGAATGGCCTTAAAGCTTATCATTTTTTCTCTAAAAACCTGACTCTTGAAGAATTATCTTTTCAGAAAAAAAGGTTGCTTCAATCATATTCAGAGCTTGATAAAAAAAATATTGTATCTCAGTTTTCAGGTATTGCCAAACTTTACAATTCTATTTTGTTATCCAATTTTTTCCTGATCTCTTTTTATTATAAATACAAAAAATAAATCATCTCTCGAATCGCCAAATAAATAATTTTGTGGCAAGATTTGAGGGAATATTTTGAAAAAAATTTTTCTTTTTAATCTCCTTTGAAAATTCAGGATTGAAGTAATCCGAAAAACTTAGTTTTGTTAATCTGTGCATTCTTGAAATATTTACTGAAAGATAATTTTTATCTTTCAATGCCTTCCACTGCATAATGAGAACCATTTCTTTAAAAAGGATAATTTTCTTCTTAATAAGTTTTTTTAGATTTATATCTTGTTCATTATTGTGTGCATGAGTAAAATATTCCAAAATCGTTAAAAAATTTTCGAAATTTTTCTTCGTTCTGTTAAAAATTACAGATTCACCATGAAGGTAATACAGATAGGTAATATCATCTATTATTGCCAAAGTATCCGTTTTCAAAAGAAGATGAAAAAACCAAAGTTCATCCTGAGCAAATAATCCCGGTACAAAATAGATCTCGTTTGCGATGATAAAATCTCTTTTGATTAATTTATTCCATGATGATGAAGGAAATTCTCCATTGCTGTAGGCAGAGAAAATATCTAATCTTTCGTTGTAATATTTTTTATCTGCATGAGTAGGAAAACCGAAATCTTTTGTTGTATTATCAAACGTGTTAATCCATCGATTTTGTGCGATCGTGATTTGTGCATCAGTTTTTAACGCATCATCTACAAGCAGTTTTATACAATCTGAAGTAATCTCATCATCACTGTCTAAAAAATAGATATACTTTCCCTTCGATGCTTTTATTCCTGTATTTCTTACAACTGAAAGACCTGAATTTTTTTTATGTTCATAAATTTCAACATTGAGATTGGGATTTTCTTGAACAAATTTTCCGATAATAGCCATACTTTCATCAGGAGTACAATCGTTTACCAGAATAATTTCGAAATTTTTATAGGTTTGATTTTTTACAGATTCTAAACATCGAAGAATAAATTTCTCACATTTAAAAACAGGAATATTAATACTGATTAAAGGCTGATTGGTACTCATCAAATTGTTTTGCTGTTAATTATTA
Coding sequences within it:
- a CDS encoding glycosyltransferase — protein: MSTNQPLISINIPVFKCEKFILRCLESVKNQTYKNFEIILVNDCTPDESMAIIGKFVQENPNLNVEIYEHKKNSGLSVVRNTGIKASKGKYIYFLDSDDEITSDCIKLLVDDALKTDAQITIAQNRWINTFDNTTKDFGFPTHADKKYYNERLDIFSAYSNGEFPSSSWNKLIKRDFIIANEIYFVPGLFAQDELWFFHLLLKTDTLAIIDDITYLYYLHGESVIFNRTKKNFENFLTILEYFTHAHNNEQDINLKKLIKKKIILFKEMVLIMQWKALKDKNYLSVNISRMHRLTKLSFSDYFNPEFSKEIKKKNFFQNIPSNLATKLFIWRFER